The Raphanus sativus cultivar WK10039 chromosome 2, ASM80110v3, whole genome shotgun sequence DNA segment ATCGGTGACAGGTTTATACACAGTTTTTACTCTTGTCTTCATAATGTGTGAAACAGTTTTACTTGGTTGAGACGGTCAAAAATTTTGGGATAGAGGGAGCAGAAGAATTCCTCTTAGACCCCAAAAATGGAGTCACAAAGGTGAGATGTCTGAATCATGTGATCATTAGTGTTTATTCTATATAGGATAATAGTTAATGATCTCATCTAGTCTTTTATATAATGAAAGGTGAAAGAAGAGCTGGCAATTCACAAAATATCACTGGAGTACCACATTACATTGTAAGTATTTGCACTATAGATCGATTGCCTTTATAAGATCATGGCAAAGCTCTAGTTACAACAGACTGTGCCATTTTTAATGTGTTCTCAGTCTTCAAGTCTTGTGTCTCTACTTTGTATTGTTTGGTCAGATCAATGTGAAGGTGAAGCTGGGTGGTGCACAACCTCCTGAGACATTCAAGAGTACGTTTGAAGCGGCCTCAGCTTGAAACACAAACAGTTAACTCAAGAGTTGTTGAAGTTTTAAGTCTAAGGAGATCGACTGTTTATGTTGTTTTAAGTTAATGACTTCTCAAGAAGAAGTTGGTGTAATAAATTACTAATACAGATTTGTTCTGTTGAATGGTTTGTCTAATAATTTAGAGAAGTTGATTTCAACCATTCTTCTTCTTACTCTGATCTCAGAAGAGCTCATTCTCTCATTAAACAACTGCCAAAAGAAATCATGTTCTAGATAACAAATTGTTGAAGGATTCAAACTATTTTCATTCCAGTCACTGGCTTGCTTATAAATGTATATAGATATGAGACTATAAAATTAAGAGACATCACATATTCTCATATTTACTGTTAAAGGCATCTGAAtgacataaaattattaaaaaggacTGATCAAAGGAGTCAAATTAAGAAACGcataaaaaacaatgaaaatgtCTGCATGTAGCTTATTTAGTCACCCCTCTTTCTCTTTTGACTCAACTTCAGAATTTGAACTAAACTTGGAACATAATCATAAAAAACATCTATGGCTTCTCCATTCACTTGTTTGACTTCCTTATCCTCCCCAACAACGTATACCCTCCCTGATTCTTTCAATTTCTCATCCTCCTCCCCAAGAACGCGTTCGAACCCTGGCAGGTCTGGAATAAATAATCTCTCACAACACAAGAAGACTTTCTTCTCATCGTCGAACAAAAGACTTACGCCATTTACCAACCAATCACGTTTCCGTTTATCCATTGTGAAGACCTTGTTCCACTCATCAATCTTATTTGTTACCCATATCTCTCTCCTCATCGTATCTGAGGGTAGTAATAGCACCGAAAGTTTCTCTTCTCCAACAACTGATAGAGAAATAGTCGAAATACCAAATCTAAAATAGGGAAGACGCATACGTACTCCAAATCTCTCCTGTGTATAATCAAAACTGACTATAACCATGGCTCTCTCTTTTTTATCCCAAGAAACCCAATTCGTTTTTCCCCTCCATGACACGCCGTCCGAATACCTAGTTTTGTAGTCATTAGTGACGTCTAGAATCCTCCATGAATTACATCCAAACTCATAGATTTCGAATCTTGCCTTGTCCTCATATGTATCGCATCTCAATATTTTGTAGCTAGTAATATTGTTGGATTTGATGTCTTGGTAGGATCCAAGAGTATAGGTGTCGCTCATCTTGTGACGATTACTGGGTTTGATCCACCTGGCTTGACGTGTACAAGGGTTACAAACCACTAGCCCAGTCTTTTTTTCGTTAGTGCATAATAATAAGCCGTCGCAGTGGAAGACTTCTGAAATTACGaattgtttataaatataaacaggGTCGGTTAGTCTGATCTCATCTATGACCTCTATAGATGGGCATCCATTGACGCTCAACGAACAAATCTTCAATCTACCTAAAAACCCGAAGAGAACCTGAGACTGCTTTGGAGCTTTACGGAAGTGTTTCTCCGTGAATCCCTGGTCTTTCAATAAAGCGTTCCATCGTTTGCAAGTAGTTCGAAACCGTTTCAGAGATGCCGCCGGGACGCGAGAGAGTATCTCCTCTATCAAATCCTCAGGAAGGTCCGACATATGTATCATTGATCTCCTAAAGGAAGAAGGTGCCGCTGGCTTTGACTGCTCTTTAGGGTTTTGCGGTATACTTCACGTTTGCTTCCTTCTGactctaaataaatatattgaaaaattatattattcttatttttctttctttttcttttcagaatgtaaaattattattcaacAAAAAAGGGCCTTTTTACAAGCCTTTTTATACCTTGTTAATGTGTAAATGTAAATGATATGTTATTGTAAAAGGAAATGTGAAAGTTGGTTAGACACCTCAGATTCAATGAACCAATCATCTACTATttatagtaaatataataaaatgagaAGAAATGGGCAATAAAACATGGATTGtgaatatctaatctattaatttaggaattgttttttttctactATTTATAGTTGTCATTTAGATTTgaactctttcatagttgttaaTAGAATATATCAAGCCTCCTATAAAATgtaacctaccaacttaaattaaatcaaatcttAACCGACATAGATAAATTAGACTTAACCAATaacatctttaaaatatttttggttatctcTTAATATTATTAGATCATACAAAagtgaaccactcttaaatcaacaaGTTCCAAGTCATTccaaacataagagaaaaaatgtCTAACTCACAAAATTATAACACCAttcaattatatatacatttaataaaatattatatatatgtcagatatatatatatatatatatataaatattacacaaaaatataaataatattatatacacatatattaaaattaaaatttgaaaaatcaatttccgcccttcaggacgggtcaaaatctaatctattatattaaaagagaagtcacaaCATCTTCTCATGTGTgattaaataaaccaaatatatgtataaacatgaaaataaatacccaCACGattgtgcgggtcaaaatctagttttggTTAATGTTTGCTTATTTATGTTAATCTTTTAGCTTTGCTTGCGGGCAACGTGATCAAGGGAAGCAGTAGGGTTGTTCAACTCGTAACTAAAACCTAACTAAATCAAAGACTGGTACTACtactatatatatcataaataaGTTATTAAGTTcgttataatttaaattaaattaaggaATAATGTGGTATTTTATCACATCCATTGCCTCCCATTTTCTGGGTGAAACAGACTATTCTATTCTTTTGATATGGAACATACTCTTATTGTCTCCATTAACAACAGAAAagcttgttttattttcaattcTTCGGTGTATTTTTCTTGAGGTCACAAACTCATGTGACACCATCATAAAGAAACTGGAACACATTCGGAGTAGTGTTTCTGTGAGCATCAATTCATCTCAATTATTATGATGTGTTTATTCAGAGAATCATTACGTATTATGATCTAAGTATTAACTACGAATCACTGTGTATCAATTATGCTAGTGTTA contains these protein-coding regions:
- the LOC108839501 gene encoding probable F-box protein At5g47300, which produces MSDLPEDLIEEILSRVPAASLKRFRTTCKRWNALLKDQGFTEKHFRKAPKQSQVLFGFLGRLKICSLSVNGCPSIEVIDEIRLTDPVYIYKQFVISEVFHCDGLLLCTNEKKTGLVVCNPCTRQARWIKPSNRHKMSDTYTLGSYQDIKSNNITSYKILRCDTYEDKARFEIYEFGCNSWRILDVTNDYKTRYSDGVSWRGKTNWVSWDKKERAMVIVSFDYTQERFGVRMRLPYFRFGISTISLSVVGEEKLSVLLLPSDTMRREIWVTNKIDEWNKVFTMDKRKRDWLVNGVSLLFDDEKKVFLCCERLFIPDLPGFERVLGEEDEKLKESGRVYVVGEDKEVKQVNGEAIDVFYDYVPSLVQILKLSQKRKRGD